Genomic window (Spirosoma sp. KCTC 42546):
CAGTTCGCGTTCCGAAAAATTTTCGGCAGTTGACCCATGAGCTTGTGGGAACAGGGCCAGCGTTCGGTTGGGTTGCTGGGATGTAGGCAGGTACTTTGCCAGTGTTTCGGCGTCAATCGGTTTATTCTGTTCCGATTCAAGAATGGATATCTGCTCGGCAATATTCTTCAACTGCCGGATGTTACCTGGAAACGGATACGCCACCAAGGTTTGCTTGGCTCCGTCGGTTAACTGCAATGGATTAATGCGGTAGCGTTCGGCAAAGTCGGATGTAAACTTGCGAAACAGGAGTTCGATGTCGGTGCCGCGTTCGCGCAGGGGGGGGACGAAAATGGGAACGGTGTTTAGCCGGTAGTATAAATCTTCTCGGAACTTTCCTTTTTCTACCGCATCCATCAGATTGACATTGGTAGCCGCTACAACCCGCACATCGGTTTTCTGAGTCTTGGAAGAGCCCACGCGGATGAACTCGCCATTTTCGAGGACACGCAAGAGTCGGGCTTGCGTACCAAGTGGCATTTCGCCAATTTCATCTAAAAAGATCGTACCGCCATTGGTGGTTTCGAAATAGCCTTTTCGGGAGTCAACAGCGCCTGTAAATGAGCCTTTTTCGTGCCCAAACAGCTCCGAGTCAATGGTACCTTCGGGAATAGCTCCGCAGTTGATGGCAATAAACTGA
Coding sequences:
- a CDS encoding sigma-54-dependent Fis family transcriptional regulator, giving the protein MNQQEIQSVKQRFGIIGNAPALNYAINVAMQVAATDLTVLITGESGSGKESFSKIIHSLSARKHGQFIAINCGAIPEGTIDSELFGHEKGSFTGAVDSRKGYFETTNGGTIFLDEIGEMPLGTQARLLRVLENGEFIRVGSSKTQKTDVRVVAATNVNLMDAVEKGKFREDLYYRLNTVPIFVPPLRERGTDIELLFRKFTSDFAERYRINPLQLTDGAKQTLVAYPFPGNIRQLKNIAEQISILESEQNKPIDAETLAKYLPTSQQPNRTLALFPQAHGSTAENFSERELLYKVLFDMRRDVNDLKKLVRDVLGNEQDGRQILHNHKDLFDSISPDSDLRPSTDIGVTRFLPATNGSIRPENPPPSETYGSHPPVQIFDDVDGDVNEVTEVEDVTHETEEDDSLSLERQEKEMILKALRRNNNKRKYAAQALGISERTLYRKIKQYEIDEE